In Bordetella genomosp. 11, the sequence GCACGCGCGGCGGCGCGGCCTGTCCTTGCTGGTGTGCGGCGGCGCCGGCGGCAAGACCGATCCCCTGGCGCTGCGCGCGGGCGATTTATCGCAGGCGTGCAATGACGCCTTGCTGGCCAAGCTGCGCAACAAACTGCGCCGCGAACACGGCTATCCCAAAGCGTCGCCCAAGGCGGGCAAGGCGCCCGCGCGTACACCGAAGATGCATGTGCGGGCCTTGTGGTTCGACCAGCCGGCTATTCTTCCCGCCGCGTGGACGGCCGGCGCGGAGGCCGAAGACGATGTCGGCGCCATGGTGCAGCCCCTGGCCCCGCAAGGGCTGTCCTGTGCCGGTTACGGGTCGTCGGTCACGATTACCGCCACGATGGGGATGGCGGCGGCGGACCAGGCGCTGCGGCAGGTACTGGCACGGCCCTAGCAGCGGCGGCATCGGGCGCCGCGGGGCCCCGACGGCCTGGCGCCTATGCCTTCGCCCCCAGGCGGAACTCCACATCCATCCACCCGCGCAGCGCGTTGGACAGGCGGATGCGGCTTGCGCGCGGCACATCGTCCTCGTAAAGAACGCGTTCCTGTACCCGGCCGGCATCCAGCAGGGCGGCACGCTGCACGCCCGGCAGGCAGCCGCTGGCGATGGGAGGCGTGAACCAGATCCCGCCCATTTGCAGATAGACATTGGTGCGGCTGCCTTCGCACAGTTCGCCGCGCTCGTTGCAAAACAGGGCATCGAAGATGTCCGGGTGCCGCGCCAGCCATTCCGTGATGGCGTCGTACCAGGGGCGGTGCGTGGTCTTGTGCCGCAGCAGCGACTCGCTCGAGGATAGGCGCGTCGTCCACAGGCACACCCCCTGTGGCGCGGGCAGGCCGGGCAGGGGGGACGTACGAAGGGTGAGCGTGCCGTCGGCGTGATGCAGCAACCGCAGGCGGTGGGGGCCGGGGCCTTCGGCGGCGTGCGCGGCGGCCAGCAGGCTGTCGCGGACATGGCCGGCATCCCAGGCATGTCCGAGGGCCGCGCAGGATGTCCGCAGCCGCTCCAGGTGCCGGTCGAGCAGCGC encodes:
- a CDS encoding aminotransferase class IV family protein → MTPVQPMSPTPRPDLIETIRVDENGHMALLDRHLERLRTSCAALGHAWDAGHVRDSLLAAAHAAEGPGPHRLRLLHHADGTLTLRTSPLPGLPAPQGVCLWTTRLSSSESLLRHKTTHRPWYDAITEWLARHPDIFDALFCNERGELCEGSRTNVYLQMGGIWFTPPIASGCLPGVQRAALLDAGRVQERVLYEDDVPRASRIRLSNALRGWMDVEFRLGAKA